The Elaeis guineensis isolate ETL-2024a chromosome 12, EG11, whole genome shotgun sequence sequence GCAACATTTGTACCTAAGTAGGAATACATGCCTAGATATGTGTAAAGTTGCAAGCATTTATATGGTTACCACTAATATCTTATATGAAGAGTTAAAAGTGAGAGTTACACAAAATGTCTCGGTATGTTGCACATTATGGTCCCCCAGAAAATGCCCTTTACAAGCACCACCCTCATCCCTAATAAATGCATAACAAGTCTTAACAAACCGAACTAAAGTAGTGAAATTTGTATGTTGAATAAATTGGCACATAAATCTTTATATCTCAAATTGTTTACCAGGATGGTGCTATCTTAGACACTCTGAAACTGGTTGGTGCTGGCAACCACAGTGTTGGAGCACTGACCATGATTGGAGAAAACTTTGCTAGGGGCAAATAGGACACAATTAACCAAAGTTGGTGGACTGGCTTAACCAAAACAAACTCAGTTTACTCAGAAAGAGCAAATTGATGCTTGAAAACCTAGCAAAAAGCAAGCGAACCTGCAAACCAGCTAAATATGTTCCGACCATCTTTATTAGACTGTGCTACCTGCTTGCTGTGTTCAATTCTGCATTGCAAGTTAGTAGATGCTGCTCATATTAGTTTCCTATCTTATTATCTCTCTTTATATTGAACCATATGTTATGATTCTAAGGTGATTGTGGAGAAAGCAGAAAGAAGTGATATTCCAAATATCGACAAGAAAAAGTAAGCATTGTTAAGTTAATTATGGCTTGGGTTTTTTCCTTTCATATCTTTACAGTCTGATCTTGACTTCTTTCTTTTTATCTACAaattgccaaattcatttcttttaagGGTTTCCTTGTACTTTatcatttattttctaaattgtTCATCATATGAGAAGAAAACATCATTCGTTTAGTAGCTGTTAGCTCCTAGTCCATGCATGTATTTACTGTGTTATGCTAGACATTTTCTTTCTAGCAAATTGCTATTGGAGTTACTCAAGCTGTATAGCAATCTTTGAAAGATAAACAGTTTATCCTTTACTCACTAGAACTTTGCCTTGTAACTCTGTTTATTTTGATACAAGTGTTTTGGTAATCTGGGAAAGAATTTCTTCAGTCATTTGTATTCAAAATGAGACCATTTAACTCTACAAACATGACAATTTGCTTAAGGAACTTGTGCTGAAAAGAAGGAACTTATCCCTCTGTGTTGATCTTGTTAATGATTAAATTGATTGCTTACATGCTCACAAATTGCAAATGCAGGTATTTGGTTCCAGCTGACTTGACTGTTGGGCAGTTTGTCTATGTCATTCGCAAGAGAATCAAATTAAGTGCAGAGAAGGCCATCTTCATATTCGTTGATAATGTGCTTCCACCTACAGGTGATTCTGCATGCACATGAGCAGCATGAAAATCATTCAGTTCAATACACATGGGCGGTAAAGCTGATATTTGTTTTGAATGTTTTAGGAGCTATAATGTCTACAATTTATGATGAGAAGAAAGATGAAGATGGGTTTCTTTACGTCACATACAGCGGAGAGAACACATTCGGGCTTGAGATTCTGGTCTAGACTCCCGACATGAATCATGAATAAAACAAAGAAAATCTGAAATGGTGCTCTGGACTTCATTCTCACTACATGAGCCTTTCACTCGTTCCCATGATTTCAGCTTTTCTTTCTCCACGTAAGCTTTTAAGGCCCATAAAAGAGTCACTCACCAGTTATAAATTGTACAGTGCATACTGTATTTAGCTTTCATGGAATTAAAACTACTCCAGACATCTGATTGATGATTTATATAATCTACTCCAATTTAAGTTGTTATTCaagttttcttctcttttgtcttgaaaaaaaaattaacttgtgCTGCTTGAATCTTCTTTGAGAGGGCATAATTGATGCAACCTTGAAttactatttatttttgttgtttcTCGTTGTTATGGTCGCATGTTTGTTGGAATTGATGGTTAAATTTACAGTAAAAACGAGGCATGCGTTGCTGTGTTTTTGGTGTTAAATAAGTTGGACAAAGTTTAAAAGGTATCGATGGAGGGGatccttttcttcttgcattcagTTTCTGTTAAATCAATGAACTTGAGCTGGTTTGGACTTCAGAATGCCCGAAGTTGTTTTGTTTTCAGAAATGAGATTTGTTCTTCAGCTCTGGTTGCGAGATGGGCTGTCTGGCTGCCAATGGATTTATGTACTCAATTAAAAGTAATCTGGGACTCGGGGGGCATGTCTTCTTCCTGGATGTCTCCCTTGAGTAATAACCCTATCTTCTCTTGGGTACCCTCTTAACCCAGTAGGTTAAATGTGCTTTTCATGGATCTTGTGATACATCATGGGAATGATAGAGCGGGATTGGGTGTCCTTATTAGATATTTTGAAGGGTGTGTTTATGGCTGCTTCTGTTCGATACGCGGAGTGATGGTGATGAAAGGTAAGGATGCTTGCTGCTTGGGAGGAAATGAGTTATGTTATGGTTGCAGAAACCTTGGTGTGGAGCATATTGGATTGGAGGGTGATTCTTCGATGGTGATTTCATAGATCAAGTCATTGGTTTATGTAGCTTTCTTGGTTGCAgggtgttatttatttatttttttttaaaaagaatttagGAACTCATTTATGCATCTTCAGGGAAGCTAATCAACAGGCCGACTGGATTGCTTGTTGGCCTAGCTCTGACAGGAGGATGTTCTGTGGATCTGTAATTATCCATTTCAGTCGCTCTTTTTTGGTAggaatggagggtccaaaagaaaAAATGAACTCAAAATGGATAATTATAAGCTATGGTTTTTTGTAAGAAAagaggatcaaaaaaaaaaaaaaaaacttgaaattTGGGCTGACAGTGGATCAAATACTagcatatttatatccatatttattttatttgatgaatataaataatattatttagatgtaaaaattcatatccatatttattttcaaCGAATACAATTCGAAAATTGAaaacataattataaatttacTGATTAAAGagttaaatatattattaaatagatgataaatcaagttaataatatatttatatgattgtatattttatttaaaaattaataagtgttatataaaattttataggatTATATGCATATCTGGATATTCGAATAGGGATTGAATAATTgtctattcatatttatatctattttttttataaatatgattacgaatatgattatgaatataaatattgatcaaaattttaaatttttatttatatttaaatttatttaaatataaaaataaattcaccCGCACTCGGTAAATCTAAGCTATGTTGAGCTATTGAGAAGGGGAGTAAGCCTGTGTCTGAACAGCAGCCAAAACCCAAAACGCTTGGTTCTGATGTTTTTCCCAAAGAGAGCAATCTTCGTGGCTCGAACCCCACTTCACATAAGCTGGTTTGGAATCCACCGAACGGTTGACACGTTCTacccctttttctttttacttttttttttcctttgaaagGGAGAAAATGCTGATCCCACGTGTGTTGGGTTTGTGTTTCTTCTAGCAGCTGCCTGCCCAGGGGTAAACCATCCGTGACTCCTCGAAAGAAGAACCGTACAAGCCATTGGGTCCAATTTAATGTTCATTAGTTATGTTGCAGGACGACCGGAGGGcaaaacttgaaaaaaaaaaaaaaaaaaaaaaaactggagtGAATCGGGACTCTACGGATTTTGTATTAGCTGCCAAttataattaggtttgatcatttTGAATGGCTTCTGAAGTTTGAGATCAGAAATTATTCGAGCAGATATGTTCACAGATCCTGGTGGTGGCAGAATTttgtttttttggtagaaaatgaagcacaaacttgaattcaaaaggAAATGCTAATATAGAGTCTAACAGTTACATAGTAGAAAAAACACCCATACGGACTATACAAAAATAGGTAAACTCCAACCTTACCGATGCATAACAAGTACCAGATTATAAAGAAAAAGACGGCTCTGAACTCAAAAAAGGATAAAACAAGGTGATAATAATATTGGAACTCCATGGTCTCCCCATAGCTATAGATGTTGCCGAGTCCTTTGGAAACC is a genomic window containing:
- the LOC105054988 gene encoding autophagy-related protein 8f, producing MARSSFKQDHDLEKRRAEAARIREKYPDRIPVIVEKAERSDIPNIDKKKYLVPADLTVGQFVYVIRKRIKLSAEKAIFIFVDNVLPPTGAIMSTIYDEKKDEDGFLYVTYSGENTFGLEILV